The proteins below are encoded in one region of Reichenbachiella sp. 5M10:
- the yihA gene encoding ribosome biogenesis GTP-binding protein YihA/YsxC, with amino-acid sequence MKIKSAEFVISNTDITKCPVTKEPEYAFIGRSNVGKSSLINMLTDRTKLAKTSGKPGKTQLINHFHINKEWYLVDLPGYGWAQVSKKLKEEWEIMIRKYLRERTNLINIFILIDSRIPPQKIDLDFIQWVGENGLPFSIIFTKADKTGNRKILSNIETFKNTLRQNWDELPPMFVSSSAQKHGQQEILEYIDQINSTL; translated from the coding sequence ACCAAGTGCCCAGTCACCAAAGAGCCAGAGTACGCATTTATCGGACGATCCAATGTCGGCAAGTCCTCTCTCATCAATATGCTGACAGACCGCACCAAACTTGCAAAAACCTCAGGAAAACCGGGCAAGACTCAGCTGATCAACCATTTTCACATCAACAAAGAGTGGTACTTGGTTGATTTGCCAGGCTATGGCTGGGCACAGGTCAGCAAAAAACTCAAAGAAGAGTGGGAGATCATGATTCGCAAATACCTCCGCGAAAGAACCAACCTAATCAATATTTTCATTCTGATAGATTCTCGTATCCCTCCCCAAAAAATCGACTTGGACTTCATCCAATGGGTAGGAGAGAACGGGCTACCGTTCTCGATCATATTTACCAAAGCAGACAAAACTGGCAACCGAAAAATTCTTTCCAACATAGAAACCTTCAAAAACACACTCAGACAAAATTGGGATGAGTTGCCTCCGATGTTTGTATCCTCATCTGCACAAAAGCATGGGCAACAGGAAATATTGGAATACATCGATCAAATCAATAGTACCCTATAA
- a CDS encoding DUF5606 domain-containing protein — protein sequence MDFNEIATVSGKGGLFTVVAPTRGGVILETMDDQKKKMIVNMNSKVSILGEISIYTTDAEGSSPLGDVMKKIHAEFDGDTGLTSNSDPEELKAFLKHVLPEYDEERVYVSDIKKVVTWYNLLSATQPQLFEEAKEDSKTEE from the coding sequence ATGGATTTTAACGAAATAGCAACAGTATCAGGCAAGGGAGGTCTATTCACCGTAGTAGCTCCTACTAGAGGAGGCGTCATCCTCGAAACAATGGATGACCAAAAGAAAAAAATGATCGTCAACATGAACTCCAAGGTATCCATACTCGGCGAGATTTCGATCTATACGACCGATGCTGAAGGGTCCTCTCCTCTTGGAGATGTCATGAAAAAAATTCATGCAGAATTTGACGGAGACACTGGCCTCACAAGCAATTCTGACCCTGAAGAACTCAAAGCATTCCTCAAACACGTCCTCCCAGAGTACGACGAAGAAAGAGTCTATGTATCTGACATCAAAAAAGTAGTCACTTGGTACAACCTCTTGAGCGCGACACAACCGCAACTCTTTGAAGAGGCCAAAGAAGATTCTAAAACAGAAGAATAA
- the fbp gene encoding class 1 fructose-bisphosphatase: MNKETLIGSSIGTTLDRFINAKQSEFPFATGELSQLLRDIALAGKIINLEINKSGLLDITGAIGTTNVQGEAQQKLDVIANVRFIRALRNGGQVCAIVSEEDDEIVEINKNSNYVVAMDPLDGSSNIDVNVSIGTIFSIYRRISPIGEHVTKEDVLQNGDKQVAAGYILYGSSTMMVYTTGHGVNGFTHEPSLGEFVLSHDNIKSPETGTIYSVNEGSYYSFEPGVRNYIEYCKEQRYSARYIGSLVSDFHRNMFKGGVYIYPRTDKSLNGKLRLVYECNALAFIAEQSGGMATDGERRIMELDPLELHQRSQLFIGSKEMVKKVMSFL; this comes from the coding sequence ATGAATAAAGAAACGCTCATTGGATCGAGTATAGGGACTACCCTGGATCGATTCATCAACGCCAAGCAGTCCGAGTTTCCTTTTGCTACTGGGGAGCTCAGTCAGCTGCTGCGAGATATTGCACTCGCGGGCAAAATAATTAATCTCGAAATCAATAAATCTGGCCTGTTGGATATCACAGGAGCAATTGGTACTACCAATGTCCAAGGAGAGGCTCAACAGAAGTTGGACGTGATCGCAAACGTACGTTTTATCCGTGCCTTGCGCAACGGGGGACAGGTTTGTGCCATTGTGTCTGAAGAGGACGATGAAATCGTAGAGATCAACAAAAATAGCAACTATGTCGTGGCAATGGATCCTCTTGATGGGTCATCCAATATCGATGTGAATGTTTCCATTGGGACGATATTTTCAATATATCGCAGGATATCTCCCATAGGAGAGCACGTAACCAAAGAAGACGTGTTGCAAAACGGAGATAAGCAGGTGGCGGCTGGTTACATCCTCTATGGTTCGTCGACTATGATGGTCTATACTACAGGGCATGGTGTCAATGGTTTTACACATGAACCTTCGTTGGGGGAGTTCGTATTGTCGCACGACAACATCAAGTCTCCGGAGACAGGGACCATCTACTCTGTCAATGAAGGCTCCTATTACAGTTTTGAACCTGGCGTGAGGAACTATATCGAGTATTGCAAAGAGCAGCGCTACTCTGCGCGATACATCGGCTCATTGGTTTCCGACTTTCATAGAAATATGTTCAAAGGAGGGGTGTATATCTATCCGCGGACGGACAAGTCTCTCAATGGGAAGCTACGGTTGGTTTATGAGTGCAACGCTTTGGCCTTCATTGCGGAGCAGTCTGGTGGTATGGCCACCGATGGCGAACGTCGAATCATGGAATTGGATCCACTGGAGTTGCATCAGCGTTCTCAGTTGTTCATAGGGTCCAAGGAAATGGTCAAAAAAGTAATGAGCTTCCTATAG
- a CDS encoding aspartate kinase: MKVFKFGGASVKDAESVKNVAEVIKMFCDEELVIVVSAMGKTTNHLEELVQLYVDKQDWKIKLDWIKNFHLDISHGLFDEKHEIYERIESIFDGIAEYLEGAEGKRYAEIYSEMVSQGELLSTRIIRHYLNENVKKTTWLDAREYIKTDFNFTDSRVDWEITKRNISSKIPSFTKDGLVISQGFIGSNSEGKTTTLGREGSDFSAAIFATGLQAESVTVWKDVPGVMTADPRKMPEAMVIPELKYTDAAEMTYYGASIIHPRTIKPLAQNKIKLYVRPFTAPENIGTVIGKGHAEKHPASFIVKTKQVFIEFGVTDFTFINEKKLSLLFNALDQLNIKINLMQNSAVSFAICIDKKFDKVEKLIERLKGDFEIEMRENLELLTVIGYDDLALSQIYHRSDVILEQKTKKVYHLLYVPEKIHKELSAQKKN; this comes from the coding sequence ATGAAAGTATTCAAATTTGGAGGAGCGTCCGTCAAGGATGCAGAATCGGTAAAAAATGTTGCCGAGGTGATCAAAATGTTTTGTGACGAAGAATTGGTAATCGTCGTATCTGCCATGGGCAAGACGACCAACCACTTGGAGGAGTTGGTACAGTTGTACGTCGACAAACAAGACTGGAAAATCAAACTAGACTGGATCAAAAACTTCCACTTAGACATCTCTCATGGGCTATTTGATGAGAAACACGAGATCTACGAACGCATCGAATCGATCTTTGATGGAATCGCCGAATACCTTGAGGGTGCTGAGGGCAAAAGGTATGCAGAAATATACAGTGAAATGGTAAGCCAAGGAGAGCTCCTCTCTACACGTATCATCCGACACTATCTCAACGAAAACGTCAAGAAAACCACTTGGTTGGACGCACGCGAATACATCAAAACTGATTTCAACTTCACCGACTCTCGTGTGGATTGGGAAATCACCAAACGAAACATCAGCAGCAAAATACCGAGCTTCACCAAAGACGGCTTGGTCATCTCACAAGGATTCATCGGTTCCAACAGTGAAGGAAAAACCACTACGCTCGGCCGTGAGGGGTCGGATTTTAGTGCGGCAATTTTCGCTACGGGCTTACAAGCAGAATCCGTGACCGTATGGAAAGACGTCCCGGGTGTCATGACTGCCGACCCACGCAAAATGCCCGAAGCGATGGTCATCCCTGAGCTCAAGTACACTGACGCAGCAGAAATGACCTACTACGGGGCATCCATTATTCACCCTCGTACCATCAAACCTCTGGCTCAAAACAAAATCAAATTATATGTGAGACCTTTCACCGCTCCCGAAAACATCGGCACGGTAATCGGCAAGGGACACGCTGAAAAACATCCCGCATCTTTCATCGTAAAGACCAAACAAGTATTTATTGAATTTGGCGTCACGGATTTCACATTCATCAACGAGAAGAAGCTCAGTCTGTTATTCAATGCTCTCGATCAACTCAATATCAAAATCAACTTGATGCAAAACTCGGCAGTTAGTTTTGCGATATGCATCGACAAGAAATTTGACAAAGTAGAAAAACTCATCGAACGACTGAAAGGTGATTTTGAAATAGAAATGCGTGAAAACCTTGAGCTCTTGACTGTGATTGGATACGATGATCTAGCGTTGAGTCAGATCTACCATAGATCCGATGTGATTTTGGAACAAAAAACCAAAAAAGTCTATCACCTCCTTTATGTGCCTGAAAAAATCCACAAGGAACTCAGTGCGCAAAAAAAGAACTAA
- a CDS encoding low molecular weight protein-tyrosine-phosphatase, with product MKKVLFVCLGNICRSPLAEAIFNHHTRSLEIQADSAGTAAYHVGEQPDPRSIQVAQSNGVPIQHKARQFRAQDFETFDYVIAMDHSNYQSMKAIAPGEVENLYMLREFDPEGNGEMDVPDPYYGGDDGFVLIYEMISRSMDHLVAHIQSSQT from the coding sequence ATGAAGAAAGTATTATTTGTATGCTTGGGAAATATTTGTCGGTCACCATTGGCTGAGGCAATTTTTAATCATCACACTCGGTCATTAGAGATACAAGCCGATTCGGCAGGGACAGCAGCGTATCATGTGGGAGAGCAGCCTGATCCTCGGTCAATACAGGTGGCACAGTCCAATGGGGTGCCGATACAGCATAAGGCTCGACAGTTTCGCGCGCAGGATTTTGAGACATTTGACTATGTCATAGCGATGGATCATAGCAATTACCAAAGCATGAAAGCAATTGCACCAGGAGAGGTAGAGAATCTGTATATGCTCCGGGAGTTTGATCCAGAGGGAAATGGAGAAATGGATGTGCCAGATCCTTATTATGGTGGGGACGATGGCTTTGTGCTGATCTACGAGATGATATCTAGGTCTATGGATCACCTTGTCGCGCACATCCAGTCGAGCCAAACGTAG
- a CDS encoding DUF6588 family protein, with translation MKLNFTNKVCAALAASMLSLSTTQAQDLADMTAFLKAGSEDASVFMGDYLNPLFTGVGYGVANGWYNTAKAHKPLGFDLTVTMNVAFAPDNDLFFDIVETDYQNVTLVDPNFPTTSTLFGDKTTTNIRTSYTQDGVTINSDFETPEGLDLDDKYNGMVPTPMVQLGVGLIKSTDLKVRWMPTINGEDDYGNKSSVGMFGLGLMHDFKQWIPAIKHIPVDMAVLVGYNRIYGKSGLYNNGDVMDGVDQRGEFDINSWTYQLLVSKKFSVITAYGGFGYNNTNTNLRVLGDYYLEDENTGATITLTDPIDEEYLSSGWRGTLGLRLQLAVITIHTDYTFQRYNTLTAGIGFTIR, from the coding sequence TTGAATTTTACCAATAAAGTTTGTGCTGCACTCGCTGCATCTATGCTGAGTCTATCGACCACTCAAGCGCAGGATTTGGCAGATATGACGGCCTTTTTGAAGGCGGGATCAGAAGATGCCAGTGTGTTTATGGGAGATTATCTCAATCCTCTTTTTACAGGGGTAGGGTATGGGGTGGCCAATGGATGGTACAATACGGCCAAGGCACACAAACCTCTAGGCTTTGATTTGACGGTCACGATGAACGTTGCTTTTGCTCCAGATAACGATCTGTTTTTTGATATTGTAGAGACTGATTATCAAAATGTAACTTTGGTTGATCCTAATTTTCCTACAACCTCGACCCTTTTTGGAGACAAGACAACTACCAATATCAGAACAAGCTACACTCAAGATGGTGTAACAATCAATTCTGATTTTGAGACCCCAGAAGGGCTTGATCTTGATGATAAGTACAATGGCATGGTCCCAACCCCGATGGTTCAGTTAGGTGTAGGGTTGATCAAAAGCACGGATTTGAAGGTGCGATGGATGCCGACCATCAACGGTGAGGATGATTATGGCAACAAATCTAGTGTTGGAATGTTTGGTTTGGGATTGATGCACGATTTCAAACAATGGATTCCGGCCATCAAACATATCCCAGTAGACATGGCGGTGCTCGTAGGCTACAACAGAATCTACGGAAAGTCAGGGTTGTATAACAATGGAGATGTGATGGACGGAGTGGATCAAAGAGGTGAATTTGATATCAACTCGTGGACCTATCAGCTTTTGGTGTCTAAGAAGTTTTCTGTCATCACAGCGTATGGTGGGTTTGGGTACAACAATACCAACACCAACCTTAGAGTGTTAGGTGATTACTATTTGGAGGATGAAAATACTGGCGCAACAATCACATTGACGGACCCTATTGATGAGGAGTACTTGAGTAGTGGATGGAGAGGTACATTAGGTCTGAGATTGCAGTTGGCGGTCATTACGATCCATACGGATTATACATTCCAGAGATACAATACGTTGACAGCCGGTATAGGCTTCACAATAAGATAA